In Actinoplanes sp. NBC_00393, a single genomic region encodes these proteins:
- a CDS encoding ABC transporter permease, protein MSTIALARHSGALAHRSLIKTLRTPEALIDVTIQPVIFLLLFTYLFGGAIADGNRHAYLQFLLPGMLAQSLAMGGVALGQNLNADIEKGVFDRFRSLPVSRSAPLVGAVLADVVRYLSVCVALLSFGTIMGFRVETGFVPALAAVALSIGFGLCFCWISVWVGMMVRTPGAVQGIMFLLVLPLTFGSNVYVAPETLPGWLQAFVQVNPITPLVETIRGLLVSGPVAGPLTTTLTWMAGLLVVFVPLALRAYSRRA, encoded by the coding sequence ATGAGCACGATCGCTTTGGCACGGCACAGCGGCGCACTCGCGCACCGCAGCCTGATCAAGACATTGCGTACGCCGGAAGCGCTGATCGACGTCACCATCCAGCCGGTCATCTTCCTGCTGCTGTTCACGTACCTGTTCGGCGGCGCGATCGCGGACGGCAACCGGCACGCGTACCTGCAGTTCCTGTTACCCGGCATGCTCGCGCAGTCCCTGGCCATGGGCGGGGTCGCGCTGGGCCAGAACCTGAACGCGGACATCGAGAAGGGCGTCTTCGACCGGTTCCGGTCCCTGCCGGTGTCCCGCTCGGCCCCGCTGGTCGGCGCGGTCCTCGCCGACGTGGTGCGCTACCTGTCGGTCTGCGTGGCGCTCCTCAGCTTCGGCACGATCATGGGCTTCCGGGTGGAGACCGGGTTCGTCCCGGCGCTGGCCGCGGTGGCGCTGTCGATCGGGTTCGGGCTCTGCTTCTGCTGGATCTCGGTGTGGGTCGGCATGATGGTCCGCACGCCGGGCGCCGTACAGGGCATCATGTTCCTGCTCGTGCTGCCGCTGACCTTCGGCAGCAACGTGTACGTGGCGCCGGAGACCCTGCCCGGTTGGCTGCAGGCGTTCGTGCAGGTCAACCCGATCACGCCGCTGGTCGAGACGATCCGCGGGCTGCTGGTCAGCGGGCCGGTCGCCGGGCCGCTGACGACCACGCTGACCTGGATGGCCGGGCTGCTGGTGGTGTTCGTGCCGCTGGCGCTGCGGGCCTACTCCCGGCGGGCCTGA